The DNA segment CTGAAAGAGGATTAAGATAAAGAGCTGGGCTTAGTGTCAGGCAGCACAACACTGTGGGGAAAACTGAAAGATCTGTGTTCAGAGGAGTCAAGCCCTCACTAATCCACTTCTTATTTCCTGCTAATCTTGTCTCGGCATATCTTCATCCCCTTCCCCTTTCTGTTGGCCAGCATTGTTTGCTCTTTATCACCTGGTTTCTCTTTagtttctcctcttcctccctcagcgCTGCCTTGAAATGGAGACTGACTCCCCCAGGTCACGCTTTAAAGCTCTTAAAAACAAATTTTCTCAACCAGCTTCCTTATTAGTAATTGGGTAGTATTGTCTTTGCTTACTTCACCTTGCGGATTAGTGACCTTCCTCTGTAGTCTCCTCAGAGGGAGGAAATTAATAGGGCTAATTTAGAATAACATTATCACCAGCTATCCTTTAGCAACATTAGATGGGAGGTGTTCAGTTGCTGTCATGAAAAGTCGAATCCTTCTCACATTCCTTTGAACTCATTTTCGTTTATAGTCCTGTTTTTGGCCTCTATGCACTAATCATGAGATATATACCTAACGATTCCTCCTGTTTGGCTTTTGATAGCAATGAGCAACTATTTGGAGGGAAGGTTCACAAAGAGCTGAGAGTTAACTCAGATTAAGGTAGCAGGCAATGAAACCCAGGGAATGTAAAACAAATGATGTCAAATGAACCTTTAAAGGAAGTCTGTGGGACTATTGCAAGATCAGGTAACactcttgtgttttgtttattaataataattgtaGATTTAAGATTTATAAACCTTCAAGGTCTTTAATGTCAAAATTTAAAGGGTTTGCTCGCACATACCTAAACTAGTGCTTGTCTGTTCTTAcctagggagaaaaaaaaatcggtCTTGTAATTTATTACTATGCCTCGTGTCTTGGCAGACCCCGGCCACTTGTGTTTGTTGTGGTGAGACTGGAGCGCTTGTTTGCACCGCCATGTGTTTTGATATTTCATCAGGGCTTGCTAAACAGTGAGGAGGGCTCTCTGCCGCCCACCTCTTCTCAGACAAATTGCCTCTGAGATTGCAGAGGTGGGTCTGAGGCTGATGGATGGGCACACAAAGACCTGACGAGACCATATTTGCAAACATTAAATCCATACTTCCCTTATGCAGAAGCTGCTTGGCCGCAGGTCACCGGCAGTGAGTGATGCACCCAGTCCTGATATGAATGCTGCATCAAGGTGGCACTGAACAAATGTTTATCTTACATGTTCCTTGCTGCCTGTCCTGATGTGGATGTGTTCTGTTGCTCcctgtttttcctcctcttttcaATCTTGCAGTCTCTTTAACCAGTAATTATATCCTCTCTTGCCCTGACCCTCTCCCCTCTCCTGAATCCCCACAGACTTAAACATCCATTTATCAATTCCAGCTCCATCATGTCTGAGCAGTACATCCATGTTGCACCCTGCCCTTCCTGACTGCCCCATGTCTCCATACTCATTTCCCCATGCTCTCAGTGATCGACCTCTCTTTCCCTACTTGCTGCCCAACCTGGCTGCTTCATACCCACCGTGCcatcttcctcttcaccctcctcTCACTCCTTTGTCTTATATAAACGCTCTGTTCCCATCACTCTCTCCCTTTCCCTCCTTCTTCCCTTACTTTCTCTCCCCTTCCCCGTTGGCTTTTGCCTGCATTTTGCTGTTAATTTGCCTGAGAATGCATTAGCTGTAATGAAGGCTGAGGGCCGAGGGAATCCTCCAGGGTTCCATTAATCATCCCCCCTCAGACAGGCAACCTTGATTACAAGTGGCAAGAAATTCATTAGAGCCGGGCCTCTGACAACTCTTATCTCCGCCACTAGATCTGACTCATTAGGCAGCCAAATTAAAGCTATGATGGCCCTGATGAAACTCATCGCTTGTTTATCTTGTGCGATTTGATGCATCTGCCCATACATCACTGTAGCCACGACCGTCCGGACCCTCCCAAGAACTCAGGCCTCCAGTCGGCGCTGAACAGCCTGCACACTCACACAACCAAGCCAGTAATGAGCTCCCTCgctttcctccctccctctccctctctctctatctctgcaGGTGGGAATGAGGGAATAGTTACACGTCTTTGCTGGAAAGAACTTCTGATATTTCAATTTGTGATTCAAGTAGCACAATGGCAGAATATGGAGTCTCGAGATTGAAGTGTTTACTGAATGTGCGGCTTAAAAAGAACAGACTATTAGAAACTTTGAATGGATTAACACAGTAACCCGAGAAACTCAAGTCTGCTACACATTACTCTCCCCCAGAAAGCTTCTGCCTGTTAGTAATTCATTAATAATAACAGCAATATTATTTCTTGCCACACTAACAGCTCTAAACCTGCAGGATCTCCGTGATAACAGCCAGGGTGAAGCCAGTGCCTATCATGAGTTTTGTCATGGCTCCTCATTGTCAGCCCCTCCATGCAGCGCATGCATGGGGACTGAAATAGCTGTGGCACTCTGGCACAGTGACGTGGAAATAACCGTCTATATTAGTCAGCTCTTGGACCATAATCAAACTTCCACTGCACCTTCACACGGTCATCACTCCTTGAATCCCCATGCGAGTGTCACAATCTTAATGCATGAGGTGGACGGTGAAATAAAGTTTACTACTCATGGGTGCCGGGTCATGAAGTGTCTGTTTATGCTCTGAGGTCAAGCGTGTATTCAACAGAGGCATGAGGAAAATTAAATGTAAAGATGATAAGAGATGTCTGGTGCTATttgagattatttttttaaacccaaaCCCACCTTATTGTGGCAAAAGTTTAATTTCATGAAATATTAATGATATCTGAGGAATCCTGCCCCATTAACATATttcaaatgataaataaataaacgtgaTCTGACGTCTACTGAATCTTTTTGGAAACACGAAGACCATCTGatataaagtttaaaaagaatCCAACATAAGATTTTGTGCAAGCAGTTCAGAGACAGCGTGTAAACCCAGGACCGTGATGCACATGAAAGTTTTCACAAAAACACCAAGCCTTCCTCCTGTAATAGGACCTTATTTTGGTTAGAGATTATGTTAATATTGTTGGCATGTACAGTAAAATTTCCGATTTGATTTCATTTAGCACCGCTTTTATTCGCTCAGGTCTGTTTCTGTAAATACAAGACGAGTGATTGCATTTACTAGCTACAGGTCTTTGTATCTATCCTCAAGAAAATCAGCGTTTTAGGAGCAATATAGCTTCTTACAATCAtaacattcattaaaaatcaaacttATAAATATCAAATACTTCGGCCATTGAAACAACAGATGAAATACTTCATATTTTAGTAAATCTCGAAAGATGTCGACCTTTCTGAGGGATATTAGTTGGATTAAAATGATACATAATGTATATCGTATCTATTAGGTGACACAGCACCAAAAATTATGCCTTCAAAGCGGACTTTAACGCGTCCTATTAAATGACTTCATGTTCATATTTAGTTCCTTTTGGATCgatttacaaaaaaacattttagcgCCACGAGATTAGAAAGAGCTGATGTCTGTTTGTGTCGGCGCAGTGACTGATAGAGAAGTTCATTACAGAGTGTTGAATGTGCTCAGCCTAATGAGGATCCATCAGTTCAGTTGAGACAACATGGCCTCCTAAAGAGAAATCAatcactgctgctgctacttAAAAAAGACTGCTCCACCTCTCAGGTCCTTGATgtatctaaaataaaataaaataaaataaaataaaataaaataatagattCTAAAAGAAATTGCAACTTCAGGGAATTAAGACTAACAGATGTGCAGCAGGAGCTATGAAATTAcataaaaacagacattaatGTGCTTCTAACGCCTCACTGAAactctctaaaaaaaaatatgctttaAAAAAGGTCTTCTAAGTCcaaaaaaatgaacagaaatattttttatgatAAAATTTCAACGTTTCATCAGGATATATTTTTAGTCAAAACAGCCGCCTGACCGTAGGTTTTTTTAATGACCTTGTTCAATAATCTTTCATGATGTTTAAACAGTAAAGGCCacctttgttttaattttagcGTAATCAAATGATTTCAACAGCTGTTGCTCTACattttaataacaatgattcAACCTGGATTCCAGCTTTCGTATAAAGCGATTTATTAGGTCAATATACTTTACAGTTGTCTCTTGTTTGGTCGTTAAttccttcacatttttttttgttcttccacAAATAGCTTTAAAAGGTGGTTTCTACACTTGCCAAACAAAAAACGCCTTAAGTTACATGCAAATGTCTCCAACAAATTGTacgaaacacaaaacaaacaaacaaaaaaattaatccaGAATAGCTTCACCAAATGAGGACATGCACATAACCAACAAAACAGTTTGGTCCTACatataaatacttaaaaaaatctttacagTCGCATCTCATAGTGCTCATTTGTACCAGTTTTTACccatttatatttacatattaacagaaacaataaataaaaatgagagcATATTGCCAAATAATTGGTCTGTCTGTGAGtaaatcctcttctccctcaGACAAAATAATTGGATCATCCTTTTTGTGCTTCATGCGTTCAACAAATCAGTGGAACCTAGAGTCAAGTGTTTCTAATAATATTCTTTTTTTGATTTTCATCTGAGTTCATGGCCTGGTCCCTTGCTCTATTTGTTGATGCTGACTCCTCACAGCGAACCTGTTGACGTGCACCGGGATGGGGACCACAATTTTGGGATTTCTCACCGGTTCTCCCGACCGGTTGTTGACGTTGCCCGCTTTGATCCGTTTCCACTTGGCCCTACGGTTCTGAAACCAGATCTTCACCTGCACCTCGCTCAGTTTGAGTGCGTGTGCGATCTGGGAGCGTTCAGTCAGAGAAAGGTATTTTTTACAGTGAAACTCCTTTTCGAGTTCGAGCAGCTGCTCGCTGGTAAAAGCTGTTCGTCTCCTCCGGCTCTTCCCTGCTGAGCTGCCGGTCGGTAGCGCCTCCTGCGAGCCCGTTTTTAGTTTGCTCTTCTGGGACAGGGCGCCGCAGTTGTTGCCGTCCGAGAAACTTTCGTTCTCGCTGTCCGCGGAGCTGTCCTCTCGGTCGCTGCAAACTGTGTCTGCTGATTTTAGGTCCAGCTTCTCGTCGTCTGAACTGTAGAGTTTGGTCTCGCCTAAAATGCGAAGATAAACAAAGAACACACGAAAACATACGCATTTAGTGATTTTATAGTTTATGAGCCCGCAAATCAGCGGTGACAGCTGCAGATGTCTCACAACGTTGGACGACACTTGGTGTGTtttgggaaaaaataaaaaaaggctgGCAGAGATCATGTGAaagaacttttaaaaaaataaataaatttcagaagaaaaaaaatcacatcagtCATGCTGAATCATCACAGCGGTTTGTTTGTGGTCACTCAGTTGTTCCATGAGTTtccactgcaactgagaaacgTAGAAAATGCTGCATCCACATATAGACTGGAGTTATTCTTGGCATTTAGCTCTGTTTTATGCTATAATAAAGACTGGTTcagaaaacatttcaaataCGGCCTTTTAAAATAGCAAATGTGCCTGTAACGGCAGTTCCCTCATAAAGCTTCGCTCTATGCTGCATACTCGGGATTtagtaaaatgcatttttaatcaaGAGCTCTAAATGTGAAAAGATGAGATTAACTAGAAATATACACTATACCTGCTAATTCATCTTCACCCAAGAGGCCACTAATCTCCGCTTTATCGCATTTTACGCACAGTGGTCACTTTTACGCGGCAGCCCCGAGGCTTAAATATAATGAAAGAGAATGAGTTGTAGAAGTGGTTGAGCCTACCTGATATTGTCTGAAAAGTTTCCGAGAAGTTGAGCATCTCAGAGCTCTTCTCCCGGCTGTGCAGCTCCTCGGAGTGTGGGCTTTCTTGCCTTCTTGCTCCCGGGTCGGCAGCGCTTAAACGTGGACCAGGCAGCTCTTGTGGTGGATAGAAACTGTCCGGGGGATCCGAGAAACTTGGCATCGTTGTTGTGAGCGCAACCATGGACGGCACCCCCTGTCCCAAACTGGCACAGAACGTGTTGGTGAGTCGTCCCGCAAAAGAAGCCAATGGCGCGAGTGGAGGTATACCAGACGATAAAGGGGAATGGGATAAAGCTTGTGGGATAACCAAAGGTCTGTACGGCATGAACATAGGATAGCCCGTGTAGAGCAGGTGTCCCGGTCTGGGCTGAGGGGTCCCTATCAGGGAATCGATTGAAAACGCCGTCCCTTGCCCGCCTGGTCGCTGCATTTTGCAGGCAAACACTTTGGTTCGGTGAAAACTTGAAAGCAAATGTCCTTCCGTCGACGACGAGCAAAACTTTCAGTTTAAAGAGAGCGTGAATTGAAAGTAGATCCTCTGCTGTGTTGTCATCCCTGGAAGTAGACCTCTTCTTCGGATATCTGCGCTCTAAATGCTTCAGTCAGTCGGACGCTTTGTTGTGTGCACCAGCGCTACCTTTTCCCTCTTATTTGTCACACACTGAGACATAAACACACGCTCCCTCTTTCTATCTGTCCCCTCTTTCCAACTCCTCCCTTCACCCCTCTCTGatgcacagtgtgtgtgtgcgcgaggaaagagagggcgagagcgCATTGGTTATCATCTGCAATACAAGAAGAATGAAAAGGGGGTGTTTCCCTGGGGGCTCATCCATCTTCCTCAAATTACGCTTCATTTCCTTATTCAGCCTCTGACTTTTTGGCCGTCTTGAGAGGCGGTAGTTTCCCAGTGGAGACCAAATAGACGAGTCACCCCCCTCATCCACCCCCCCTCAAGCCCTCCTCCCCTTTTGCCAGGTTCACCATTGACTGCAAAACGGTGTGAGAGACTGTTCCAGCCCTTCCCCTTCTATAATCGTTGACCACACCAACCCAATCAGCTATTATTAATTTTGATTGATGATAAGTAATTACTCTGGATTCAAGGGACAGCATAAAACAACGGTGGCTTTTGTTGAAATATTGGGACCGATGGGCATCAGAGTCGGGAGGGAGGAGAGGCAGATGTTTCTCCCATTCTCCGCGGCTAAAAACAATGCGTTTGGCTTCAGAAAGAAGAAGTGCCACGACAATCGCTCCCCGGAGAGAGAgcaagcgagagagagagagagagagagagagagagagagagatgctgcGTGCGAAATTAGATTAAGATAAAAGCCGTTTGTGAGGTCAACTTCAGTGTGGACACAGACTCACAGTGGCTAAAGTCACTAATCCCCAAATCTAAATCTATAAATCTATAAACTTTAATCTCTTTTGCTGGCCATATGCCAATTAAAACAACTTgtgattttttcctttttttttttagacactAAATAAAGCACTAATTTTACTGTGCGCTTTTGGAAAAGTAATTTGTCCCTGATCAAAGTCGCATGgggtgggaagaaaaaaaatctcttttcttAAGCACTGGTTTAATCGCAGATCATCTCACCTTTTAAATGGCAATGGGAACTGATGATGATTAGCCCTATTGAGTCCTGGGTGCCCGGGCTCTCCAACTGGTCGTCTGATTGCATGAGGACATAAACATATCACCACCGACTCTGATTAGCAGTGGAGGGCCAGGGCAGGCTAATTCTTATAATTGCAAGTGACTTCAGCAGCACCTCGCTTTGATCTACTGAAACCATTTGCCGAGCTcgtcttcctttctttttcgtGTTATTCTGAGTTTACATTGCTGCTCTTTGCGCGCTTTGTGAACGAAATTCTGTAATTGcctgtttcttttcttaaagACCAATCAAAACTGTGTTAAAATAGGGCCTGTGTTCTCAACCTCTTTATGactaaaaaaagttttatacGGCAGGGATATAAAAATGATACCGAACCTCTATCTGCTGTCTGTAAATTCACATTAAAGCTGTCCCCCCCCCgtgtaataattttaaaaaggtcCAGATCGTCTCCATCTAAACTTTTCCACCCAGTAAGTGATGGAATAGAagaagcgctcttttttttttccgccTGTGCCGTTCTAATCTCCTAAACCAAAtctaaaaataatttcacaacaCACATTCAAATATCTCTAAAAGTTATTCAacatatttctgtttatttgatttcaatttttaatttttgaggGCATACTGGTTTGGATACCGGTGCTTcctaaaatatttttgtgttatAAATTACTAATTTCCAGAAAAACGCGGCAATGACAAAACAACCAGTaaacactgagagagagaaaaatgactacaagcaaaaacatgacagaaaaatataaaaacatgaaacatgaaaagaaCAATGACCCGATCATGCAGCAGTGGtggaaaactttattttcatttcaagcctgttttattcatatatataaTTACAGGCATCTCGGTGAATCAAACgattaatgcaaatattttgATGGCAATCCTCCATGTGAAAAAACATAATTACTATGCTCCCTAGCGCTGACCTATGATAATAATTATGTATACAATTTAAAACAAGTCGtcctttttaaattaaagtgtaaaagtaagaaaaaaagaaaaagtgatcaaaaaaagtaaagaaaatataaaacaatacagCTGCAGCCCCACTGCATAATTTATTAATTCTAGTCTGTAGCGCCCTCTTGTGGTGCAACACCAAACGTGTTTCTGCGCCGAGACATGGATCAAAACATGACAGCAAACGACTCTGCGTCTGCCTCCTGAAAATCTTGTGTGGCAGCATGCACCCTAAAAAATCTGCGTATTGATTCACATTGTTGGACTTTTATCACCATCGATATTTGGTACACAGATTCACACTCAGATTGCACTTTTAGTGAATGTATCCTCTGAAATCCAGGAGAAGGTAGTTCTTGATGAACTTGGGCAGATCGAGCTTTGGGACCACTTTGTGTACCCGGCCTTCCAGGAATTTCCTGAGGCTGCAGCGAGCCAAGTGTTGCAGGGAGCGAGGAGTCATTTCCAGGGAGAAGACTGACTCATAAAATTCTTTGTATTCCTTTTttggacagaaacacacaaaaaatagaTTTAACTGATGAACTGATACTTGATTGATGGCTCTATATCGATGCTATGATATTCTGAGTTTAGTTTTGCAATCAgcttatatttaaaaatgaatgattaaaaaaaatctctttctgaatataaaataaaaataaattatttaatgttcttttcatttttaaaagccctcatatttataaagaaactacaatatttttcTCTACCTAAACGGCTGAGATGGGTCACTTTAAAAGTATTCATTTAAAGACAATgaagaataaaacattttactaaacaaattaataataataaaataaaaatggtaaACCTAATTCAtaatttcacatttaaaaagctTGCCTTAAACACCTCTTCTGACACAGACTCAACCCAGGTGTCCGTGACTTTGAGGTGACTGTAGGCATTCAGGAGAACCTCAATGGTGCGTGGCGATTTGGAGCAGTGCATCAAAACCTGCAAGGTGCATCACAACTCAGAGCAAAGCAGTACGATTTATACAATCAACATTTAAGTTCATGAGCAAGCATGTGACTCCATAGAACTGAAGAAATAAAGTAATTAAACACTTGTGAAATGAACAGATTGGTCTTCCCTCCAGGGGTTTAACTGGAAATTATGCAATTAGTGCTAATTAATCTCCTATTAACACTTGCCTAATTAGGAACCAGGCATTTTGTGTAGTGCACGTGGGTTCACTGATAGTTGTAGTCTGTTTCCCGCTGAGAGTGCAACACTTCATGTTGTGCCATGAGATGGTAATGATTTGAATGTGAAGTTGTGAAGTCTGGAATATCGCAAGGAACAGTGTAGTGTTTCAAAGAAATCTTAGTCAAGGTGTTACATGTGCAGTACTTGCTAATTATGCAAAATGAGCCACCTTGATGAATAATTGGTGTATGCTGTAGCCGTG comes from the Oreochromis aureus strain Israel breed Guangdong linkage group 18, ZZ_aureus, whole genome shotgun sequence genome and includes:
- the gbx1 gene encoding homeobox protein GBX-1, producing MQRPGGQGTAFSIDSLIGTPQPRPGHLLYTGYPMFMPYRPLVIPQALSHSPLSSGIPPLAPLASFAGRLTNTFCASLGQGVPSMVALTTTMPSFSDPPDSFYPPQELPGPRLSAADPGARRQESPHSEELHSREKSSEMLNFSETFQTISGETKLYSSDDEKLDLKSADTVCSDREDSSADSENESFSDGNNCGALSQKSKLKTGSQEALPTGSSAGKSRRRRTAFTSEQLLELEKEFHCKKYLSLTERSQIAHALKLSEVQVKIWFQNRRAKWKRIKAGNVNNRSGEPVRNPKIVVPIPVHVNRFAVRSQHQQIEQGTRP